The genomic stretch TTATCACCAGCTCGACTTATTCTCTCCTCATGAAATCCAACATCGCCTTAGCCTTTTTAAAAGTTTCGACAACCCTATCAGACAAGAAAATCGAAATTCATCATGGTGAAGAAATTCTGAAGGGAATTGTTCAAATTCTTCCCTTTCAATCTAAAATATAAAGCAAAAAATTCAATGGAGTCCCCATGAAATATCCCGTACTGAAAAATAGAATGGACGCGATCAGGCCCTTGATCCAAGAAAAATCAGTGCTTGACCTCGGCTGCGTTGACCATGATCTCAAGCAATTAAAGGGGACATGGCTTCATCGGGAATTGATTCAATCCGCCAGAAAGGTTTTAGGAGTCGACTCCCTCCCCGAAGCTGTTCAAAAATTAAAAGAAATGGGCTTCAATACCGTCTGCCAGAATGTCGAAGAACTGGATCTTCATGAAAAATTTGATGTCGCCATTGCAGGAGAAATCATTGAACACCTGAATAATCCCGGCAGATTTTTAAGCGCCATCCATCGCCATCTTCAGGATCAAGGCCAACTCATCCTTACAACCCCCAACCCCTTTTCCATCGCCCAATTTTTCAAAATCATCAAGCATCATCAGATCAAGGTAAACACTGAACACACCACATGGTTTGATCCCCAAACCCTGCAAGTTCTTCTCAAAAATCATCATTTTAAAGTTCAAAAAATTTACTGGCTCCACGACTTCAAACGATTTTACTGGCGATCTTTATTTGCAAGACTCCGACCGTATTTTCATGACGGGTTTTTAATCATCGCTGAAAAGGGGATTATATCTTCTTAAACATTTTTTTCCCAATGCGCTCCATCGCTGGGGAATGATCCTGACGATCAATTTGAATATTGAGAATTGAAAAGTTTTCTTTTTCAGCCAATGAAAGAGAAAGGGCCTTAACCAGTTCCCCTTCCTTTTTCACCACAAACCCCTTTCCTCTCCCTAGAATTCTTGGGATTTCATGATATTTCCAATTCACAATGTCATTGTATGAATGATTGGCCTGTTCAATCACACGCTCAGTCCCATATCCTT from Chlamydiota bacterium encodes the following:
- a CDS encoding class I SAM-dependent methyltransferase, producing the protein MKYPVLKNRMDAIRPLIQEKSVLDLGCVDHDLKQLKGTWLHRELIQSARKVLGVDSLPEAVQKLKEMGFNTVCQNVEELDLHEKFDVAIAGEIIEHLNNPGRFLSAIHRHLQDQGQLILTTPNPFSIAQFFKIIKHHQIKVNTEHTTWFDPQTLQVLLKNHHFKVQKIYWLHDFKRFYWRSLFARLRPYFHDGFLIIAEKGIISS